A genomic window from Sparus aurata chromosome 14, fSpaAur1.1, whole genome shotgun sequence includes:
- the myrfl gene encoding myelin regulatory factor-like protein codes for MEPGGGRLPVQVLGENEALQQFFSGQDVSGVLDSSVAVDTSILEQYLSNDMDPSSFMLPESPPDSSSEACSPAQIPDFHYEPPYWPNQQTNQEVFQPTQRPALSSSCRYKDRGSAHQEPLTHDQLRGLGLTNTYIKSGASPAPPAPPALLHQHTHHSPEHTHYLNPDGCSQVYTPPTPQSSPHPPSNSYTSPCTGPGLIHGSTTPSSTCLMGSTSTQHTYSADSKKRRRSESEEASAGIEASCSEGGVVNGVGGGGLSSGSYQLLTWDQYTPEHWSTLYNSSYQTLSPPAYHVDTDKGFIFSVADEAFVCQKKNHFQVTVHIGVAAEPQYVRTPSGPQPVDHFLIKVFGIKLESPSHQVTIEQSQPDRSKKPFNPVRVSLPSGKITKVTLCRLHFAETTANNMRKKGKPNPDQRYFQMVVGLYAAVAGEETFLLTALVSERIIVRASNPGQFEMDGDTMWQRGALQDAVVCQGRVGINTDSPDEALVVCGNAKVMGAVMQPSDCRAKENIQEVDSEQQLKRITQMRIVEFDYKPEFASSMGIDQTHQTGIIAQEVKELLPSAVREVGDVSCSDGEKINNFLMVDKEQIFMENVGAVQQLSKLTDNLETRIQELEVWNRRLAKLKSLTGSLRSTGKSRKHSSVSTAPSPDACTGVKVQKDGCGQKYSHCLHHKAFQVSVFTLLATMAFCVISITALYLVNLTVDDYDAFPGNNNGSSVPPQTTAWSSTVPPTTQPGPWPPDVDFCDLLYCEQVYCCTPPAGGGADSNITSTGPPEAEKSNLTEIRRQKLYYKLKSARDWTNTTINSFKIKENQQVIDSKYCVRDECGPGRYVYRVPISQFVPVNMRVTLLMNSTELLVVHLCSFDESAACSARLDMNTITGMRYPSNTQGEHEWPLHVSRLYHSSYHFRSTVAGQADCSTDHHFAGALFTDYHFHFYRRC; via the exons ATGGAGCCCGGAGGAGGCCGGCTGCCGGTCCAGGTTCTGGGAGAGAACGAGGCGCTGCAGCAGTTCTTCAGCG gtcagGATGTGAGCGGCGTGTTGGACAGTTCTGTCGCCGTGGATACGAGCATCCTGGAGCAGTACCTCAGTAACGACATGGACCCCAGCAGCTT catGCTCCCTGAGTCTCCTCCTGACTCGAGCTCCGAGGCCTGTTCACCTGCACAGATaccag ACTTCCACTACGAGCCGCCCTATTGGCCCAATCAGCAGACCAACCAGGAAGTGTTCCAGCCGACACAACGTCCCGCCCTCTCCTCGTCCTGTCGCTATAAGGATCGAGGCTCCGCCCACCAAGAGCCGCTGACCCATGACCAGCTCCGCGGTCTGGGCCTCACTAACACTTACATCAAGTCTGGGGCCTCACCTGCCCCACCTGCCCCACCTGCCCTCCTgcaccagcacacacaccactcacctgaacacacacattacctGAATCCAGACGGCTGCTCGCAGGTGTACACTCCTCCAACACCTCAATCCTCACCACATCCACCCTCGAACAGTTACACCTCCCCCTGCACCGGTCCAGGCCTGATCCACGGTTCAACAACACCCTCTTCAACCTGTCTGATGGGCTCCACCTCCACGCAGCACACCTA ctctgcagacagtaaAAAGAGGAGGAGATCTGAGTCTGAGGAGGCGTCAGCAGGAATCGAGGCCTCCTGCAGTGAAGGAGGAGTCGTGAACGGAGTGGGTGGTGGCGGACTGAGTTCAGGATCCTACCAGCTGCTGACTTGGGATCAATACACGCCAGAACACTGGAGCACTTTGTACAACAGCAGCTACCAGACACT GTCTCCTCCAGCCTACCACGTCGACACAGATAAAGGCTTCATCTTCTCCGTGGCCGACGAGGCCTTCGTCTGCCAGAAGAAGAATCACTTCCAGGTCACTGTTCACATCGGCGTGGCCGCAGAGCCGCAGTATGTCAGAACGCCCAGCGGACCGCAGCCGGTCGACCACTTCCTGATTAAAGTGTTCGGGATCAAG ctggaatctcCGAGCCACCAGGTGACCATCGAGCAGTCGCAGCCCGACCGCAGCAAGAAGCCCTTCAACCCCGTCAG GGTCAGCCTGCCCAGCGGCAAAATCACCAAGGTGACGCTCTGCCGACTTCACTTCGCCGAGACGACGGCCAACAACAtgaggaaaaaagggaaacccaACCCCGACCAGAG ataCTTTCAGATGGTGGTCGGTCTGTACGCTGCCGTGGCAGGAGAGGAAAccttcctcctcacagctttGGTGTCGGAGAGAATCATCGTCAGG GCGTCCAACCCTGGTCAGTTTGAGATGGACGGGGACACCATGTGGCAGCGAGGGGCGCTGCAGGACGCCGTCGTCTGTCAAGGCCGAGTGGGCATCAACACCGACTCGCCCGATGAGGCGTTAGTCGTCTGTGGAAACGCCAAGGTGATGGGCGCCGTCATGCAGCCGTCGGACTGCCGCGCAAAGGAAAACATACAGGAG GTCGACTCGGAGCAGCAGCTGAAGAGAATCACTCAGATGAGAATCGTCGAGTTTGATTATAAACCGGAGTTCGCTTCCAGCATGGGAATCGACCAAACGCACCAGACAG GTATCATCGCtcaggaggtgaaggagctgctGCCGTCAGCGGTGAGGGAGGTCGGAGACGTCAGCTGTTCTGACGGAGAGAAGATCAATAACTTCCTGATGGTGGACAAG GAGCAGATCTTCATGGAGAACGTCGGGGCGGTGCAGCAGCTGTCGAAGCTCACCGACAACCTGGAGACTCGAATTCAAGAGCTGGAGGTCTGGAACCGCCGACTGGCCAAGCTAAAGAGCCTGACCGGCAGCCTGCGCTCCACCGG GAAGTCCAGGAAACACAGCAGCGTGTCGACGGCGCCGAGTCCCGACGCCTGCACGGGTGTTAAAGTTCAGAAGGACGGCTGCGGTCAGAAGTACAGCCACTGTCTGCATCACAAAGCCTTCCAGGTCAGCGTCTTCACCCTGCTGGCCACCATGGCTTTCTG CGTCATCTCGATCACCGCTCTGTACCTGGTGAACCTGACGGTGGACGACTACGACGCTTTCCCCGGCAACAA taACGGCAGCTCGGTTCCTCCGCAGACGACAGCCTGGAGCAGCACAG TCCCACCGACCACTCAGCCCGGCCCGTGGCCTCCAGACGTGGACTTCTGCGACCTGCTGTACTGTGAGCAGGTGTACTGCTGCACTCCACCTGCAGGGGGCGGCGCCGACTCCAACATCACCTCCACCGGACCGCCTGAAGCAGAGAAGTCAAACCTGACAG AAATAAGAAGACAAAAGCTTTATTACAAACTGAAAAGTGCCAGAGACT GGACGAACACGACCATCaactctttcaaaataaaagagaaccAGCAGGTCATCGACAGTAAATACTGTGTGAGAGACGAATGTGG ACCCGGTCGATACGTCTACAGAGTTCCCATCAGCCAGTTTGTTCCCGTCAACATGAGAGTGACGCTGCTCATGAA TtctacagagctgctggtggtTCATCTGTGCAGCTTCGATGAGTCGGCCGCCTGCTCGGCTCGGCTGGACATGAACACCATCACTGGGATGAGATACCCTTCAAACACACAG GGAGAACACGAGTGGCCTCTTCACGTGTCTCGTCTTTATCACAGCTCGTATCACTTTCGCTCCACAGTCGCT GGTCAAGCAGACTGCAGTACCGACCATCACTTCGCGGGGGCGCTCTTCACTGACTACCACTTTCACTTCTACAGACGCTGCTGa